Genomic DNA from Leptotrichia wadei:
ACGCCAAATTTGTATCCAAATCAAATCTAATACTATGAAGCCCTGCATCTGCCAATACAATCCCAATATACAGCAAAGCAAGCGGTGTGACAATACTTCCGAGATACTTAGTAGTTTCTACAATCGGTGTCATAATTTTTATTCCTGAAAGAAGAACAACAAAGGCGATAACAAAGGCAATAAGTGGTGGTGATAATAATTTTTTCAGATTAAATCCACCTTTTCCATCTCCACTTCCTCCTTCCATCGGATCATTTGCCAAAAGCATATATCCCAAAGTCCATATTGATACTGTATTAGTAATGTAATACATTAAATAGTATTTTGAAGCAGCTTCTCCAAAAAGAGCCATATTTAAAGGAAGTCCAATAAATATTGTATTTGCATTAACTACCGCATTATAAAACACTCCACGTCTTCCATTTCTCATTTTTACTATTTTTATAACAACAAAAGCAGCAACATATCCAATAATCACTGAAGCAAATGTAAAAATCAGACGGTTTGACACTTCCTTCAGGGCATCCATATTTAAATATTTTAAGACTGAATAAAATATTGAACAAGGTAAAGCCACATTTGTTATAAGTTTTGATACATTTTCACTGAATGTATGATGAAACCAGTGTCTTTTTTTCAAAACATATCCAATTGCAATCATAACAATGATGGGAAAAATACTTCCCAACGATTTCAAAAAAATCATTTTTAAATTCCTTTCTTTTTATTAAATTTATTCAAAAAACAAAATTTATAAACTAAACAAGGCAAGGACTTTGAAAAATCCCTGCTCTTTAATTCACTTTATAATTTAAATAATAAATCTGTATAAGTTGGAAAATTCCAATATTCCTTACCAAATTATCATATAGAACTCTCAGCACTTCCAGTCCTGTCGCCAATTTTTCCTTTGATAATTCTATCTTACCAAGCTGCAATGTTTTAAATTCTTTGAAAACTTCTTCGGAAACTCTTTTTTTAAGGTTGTTATCTCTAAAAATATTTTCTCTAAAACTTTTCATAAATTTACCTCTTTCTTTTCAATATCCTTCTTATAGCTTAGTTTTTTTACTCTTCACTTTTATAAATATAAGTTTATTATACAATGCTAGAAAATATAAGTCAAATAAAAATTTCCTTATCTTTTTTTTCTTTTTAAAAATAATAAGATAATACAATTTTTCACAACCGAAATCACAAGTATCTTTGAGCTAACTAATAAAAAACATACTTACAAAAAAGTACGTTATTCATATTAGGTAAAATAAATGTTAAAATAACAATTAAGAAACATATAAAAATCAGGAGAAGATAAAATGAAAGATTTAACAAAAGGAAACGAATTAAAAACTATAATTTATTTTTCTTTACCAATTTTAATAGGAAATTTATTTCAGCAGATTTACAATATTTCAGATACAATCATTGTGGGAAATTTTTTAGGAAAGGAAAGCCTTGCGGCTGTAGGCTCAAGTTATCAGATTAATGTACTTATAATAGCTGTTTCGATAGGGATTTCGCTAGGGACAAGCATTCTAATTTCCCAATATTTTGGTGCAAAAGATATGGGAAATTTGAAAATTACTGCAAATACAGGATTTATTTTTTCCATAGTTTTATCTCTTATTGTTACAACATTAGGTTTTTTACTGTCAAACAATATTTTAATTTTAATTAATGTTCCACAAAAATTGTTACTGGAGGCAAATATCTATTTAAAAATTATTTTTATTGGAGTTGTCCCAACTTTTGGCTATAATTCTCTCACAAATACGTTAAAAGGTGTAGGGGACTCAAAAACGCCGACTTACATCTTAATTACTTCCGTAATTTTAAATATTATCTTAGATATATTTTTTGTAGCAGTACTAAACTCTGGAGTTGCAGGAGCGGCAATTGCAACTGTTATTTCACAGTTTGTTTCTTTTTTTCTTTGCTTACTTTACATAAAATTTAAATATCCAAATTTAATTTTTAAAAAATATTATTTCAACTTAAATTTTAATATTTTAAAAGAAATACTGATTATTGGAATGCCAGCAATGTTACAGCAAGTTTTAATCAGCCTAGGATTTATTGTCATTCAAATTCTTGTAAATGGATTTGGAACAGACTGTATTGCAGCTTTTATTTCTGCTTCCCGAATTGATTCCTTCGCAGAATTGCCATCCATAAATTTAGGACAGGCGTTGATGACTTTTACAGCCCAAAATTATGGAGCCAAAAAAATGGATAGAATAATTAAAGGTGGAAAAGATAGCCTAATTTTAGGAATCTCATTTTCCATCATAATCTCAATTATTATTTTTATTTTTCCATCATTCTTTATTTCAATATTTAACCGAAATCCCGAAGTGATTTTTATAGGAAATCAATATTTACGTATAATTTCAGCATTTTACGTAATTTTCTGCACAATGCAAATACTAAATGGATTGCTACTAGGCTACGGAAAATCCTTAGTTCCACTAATAGCCTCTATTACTTCATTTTGTATGTTTCAGGTGCCTCTAGCCATTTTACTTTCCAAAACATCGTTAGGCTACAACGGAATTTGGATTGCAGCACCGATAGGCTGGACAGGAGGACTGCTAATTCGAGTATGGTATTTTATAAAAATTTCTAAAAAAATATAGAAAAAATAAAAAAATTATAGTAAAATCAAGATTATTTGGTATTTTTTAAAATTTCAAATAATTTCATCGAAAGGAAAATTTATATGGAAGAAAAAATTTACACTTGTCCGCTGGAATTAACTCAAAAAATATTATCAAAAAAATGGACAGTCATCATATTATGGCTTTTAAGACACGGAAAAGTCAGAACAAAAGATTTCAAAAATCAAATAAAAGGCAGTAACGAAAAAATGATTATCGAGCATCTAAACTATTTAATCGAAGAAAAACTCATTGAAAAAAGGGAATATGATGTTTATCCAAAAAAGACAGAATACGTTCTCACTGAAAAAGGAAAAGATTTGCTGCCTAT
This window encodes:
- a CDS encoding AEC family transporter; this encodes MIFLKSLGSIFPIIVMIAIGYVLKKRHWFHHTFSENVSKLITNVALPCSIFYSVLKYLNMDALKEVSNRLIFTFASVIIGYVAAFVVIKIVKMRNGRRGVFYNAVVNANTIFIGLPLNMALFGEAASKYYLMYYITNTVSIWTLGYMLLANDPMEGGSGDGKGGFNLKKLLSPPLIAFVIAFVVLLSGIKIMTPIVETTKYLGSIVTPLALLYIGIVLADAGLHSIRFDLDTNLALLGRFVFSSIVMIVLLKIAEHYVHLNDLEIKTFVIQSAAPVFAALPILVNETDGDIGYSTNVVTTSTILFILVVPILMSILNVIHI
- a CDS encoding winged helix-turn-helix transcriptional regulator yields the protein MEEKIYTCPLELTQKILSKKWTVIILWLLRHGKVRTKDFKNQIKGSNEKMIIEHLNYLIEEKLIEKREYDVYPKKTEYVLTEKGKDLLPILELMQSYGEKYYV
- a CDS encoding MATE family efflux transporter, which encodes MKDLTKGNELKTIIYFSLPILIGNLFQQIYNISDTIIVGNFLGKESLAAVGSSYQINVLIIAVSIGISLGTSILISQYFGAKDMGNLKITANTGFIFSIVLSLIVTTLGFLLSNNILILINVPQKLLLEANIYLKIIFIGVVPTFGYNSLTNTLKGVGDSKTPTYILITSVILNIILDIFFVAVLNSGVAGAAIATVISQFVSFFLCLLYIKFKYPNLIFKKYYFNLNFNILKEILIIGMPAMLQQVLISLGFIVIQILVNGFGTDCIAAFISASRIDSFAELPSINLGQALMTFTAQNYGAKKMDRIIKGGKDSLILGISFSIIISIIIFIFPSFFISIFNRNPEVIFIGNQYLRIISAFYVIFCTMQILNGLLLGYGKSLVPLIASITSFCMFQVPLAILLSKTSLGYNGIWIAAPIGWTGGLLIRVWYFIKISKKI